A window of Solanum stenotomum isolate F172 chromosome 3, ASM1918654v1, whole genome shotgun sequence contains these coding sequences:
- the LOC125859539 gene encoding uncharacterized protein LOC125859539, which yields METYSSVPMEKTTKIIRKSIFIFLQNYQFFTTTTAFFAFPFAASLLLLQSFIYSSSLYPVIYERLHLLFDAAGFPSSSVFFTLLNSKISQTISISFLAFPFTISFFLFAKSLVIESLNYSKPSQKTTFPSYFNLLVTQFCNSLLIISANATCFTLLFFGFNLFDYGFGLSNPRSILLLSATGAVLCSIILANTLIICNLALVISGNEKIGGYMAILKSCVLIRGRTATALSLAVPVNLALAAVEALFQYRIVKAYYQEKTELFTLALEGMFIAYIYSVLLVLDTIASCVFYKSCKTEEEGIFPILPFSSISTYQDEIQDRDQCIVVKIKTLEEFC from the coding sequence ATGGAAACTTACTCCTCTGTTCCAATGGAGAAAACAACCAAAATCATCAGAAAAtcaatctttatttttcttcagaACTATCAATTCTTCACTACAACAACAGCTTTTTTCGCCTTTCCTTTCGCTGCTTCTCTTCTTTTACTACAATCATTCATCTACTCATCGTCGCTTTATCCAGTAATTTATGAGCGTTTGCATTTACTTTTCGATGCAGCAGGGTTCCCTTCTTCATCAGTGTTCTTCACTCTTCTCAATTCCAAGATTTCTCAGACAATTTCGATATCTTTTCTTGCATTCCCTTTTACcatttccttttttctcttcgCCAAATCTTTAGTAATCGAATCTCTTAACTACTCAAAACCATCTCAAAAAACTACATTTCCTTCGTATTTCAACCTTCTTGTGACCCAATTCTGTAACTCATTACTCATCATTTCCGCAAACGCCACCTGTTTCACTCTCCTGTTTTTCGGGTTCAATCTTTTTGATTATGGATTCGGGCTTTCGAATCCAAGATCAATTCTTTTGTTATCAGCAACAGGGGCTGTACTCTGTTCTATTATACTCGCAAAcactttaattatttgtaatttggCATTGGTAATATCAGGAAATGAGAAAATTGGAGGATACATGGCGATTCTCAAATCTTGTGTTTTGATCAGAGGAAGAACAGCAACAGCATTATCACTAGCCGTGCCTGTAAATTTAGCTCTGGCTGCAGTTGAAGCTCTGTTTCAATACAGAATCGTAAAGGCGTACTATCAAGAAAAAACAGAGCTTTTTACTCTAGCTTTAGAAGGAATGTTCATCGCCTATATTTATTCAGTTCTTCTGGTTCTTGATACAATAGCAAGCTGTGTTTTCTACAAAAGCTGTAAAACAGAGGAAGAGGGAATTTTTCCCATTTTGCCATTTTCGTCTATTTCAACATATCAAGATGAAATTCAAGACAGAGATCAATGTATAGTTGTGAAGATAAAGACATTAGAGGAGTTttgttaa
- the LOC125859343 gene encoding SNF1-related protein kinase catalytic subunit alpha KIN10-like isoform X1, which produces MSSRGGGIAESPYLRNYRVGKTLGHGSFGKVKIAEHLLTGHKVAIKILNRRKMKTPDMEEKLRREIKICRLFVHPHVIRLYEVIETPTDIYVVMEYVKSGELFDYIVEKGRLQEDEARKFFQQIIAGVEYCHRNMVVHRDLKPENLLLDARRNVKIADFGLGNIMRDGHFLKTSCGSPNYAAPEVVSGKLYAGPEVDVWSCGVILYALLCGTLPFDDENIPNLFKKIKSGVYTLPSHLSPLARDLIPRMLIVDPMKRISVPDIRQHQWFKIHLPRYLAVPPPDARQHLKKLDEEILQQVSRMGLDRDQLLDSLQKRIQDDATVAYYLLYDNRSMASSGYLGAEFQESVDCYSPGLFPNLDLQLSTGNGVSEESLRRPFRKEKMWLVGLQSPANPKEIMNQVLGTLLELNVRWKKIGHYNMKCLWCHDLHLHSMANNHMNDDDHFISNATAISTHLQPQPTVKFEMQLYKTEDEKYLLDLQRISGPQFLFLDFCAGFIRQLEGPQ; this is translated from the exons ATGAGTTCCAGAGGTGGTGGAATTGCAGAATCTCCTTATTTAAGGAACTACAGGGTTGGAAAAACTCTTGGACATGGATCCTTTGGTAAAGTTAAAATTGCTGAACATTTGCTCACTGGGCATAAAGTGGCGATCAAAATCCTTAACCGTCGGAAAATGAAGACTCCAGACATGGAAGAAAAAC TGAggagagaaataaaaatatgcaGATTATTTGTGCATCCACATGTCATACGACTCTATGAAGTGATAGAGACACCAACAGATATATATGTTGTGATGGAGTATGTCAAGTCTGGGGAGCTCTTTGATTATATTGTAGAAAAAGGCAGGTTACAGGAAGATGAAGCTCGGAAATTTTTTCAGCAG ATTATTGCTGGTGTGGAGTACTGCCATAGGAATATGGTGGTTCATCGGGACCTTAAGCCTGAGAATCTGCTTTTGGATGCAAGACGCAATGTAAAGATAGCAGATTTTGGCTTGGGAAACATTATGCGAGATGGCCATTTTCTGAAGACTAGTTGTGGAAGTCCAAATTATGCAGCTCCTGAG GTTGTCTCTGGTAAACTATATGCTGGTCCTGAGGTAGATGTTTGGAGTTGTGGCGTTATCTTATATGCTCTTCTTTGTGGTACACTTCCTTTCGATGACGAAAATATCCCCAaccttttcaagaaaataaag AGTGGAGTCTACACCCTTCCAAGTCATCTGTCACCTTTAGCTAGGGATTTGATACCAAGGATGCTAATTGTTGACCCTATGAAGCGCATATCGGTACCTGATATTCGACAGCACCAGTGGTTCAAAATTCATCTTCCTCGGTATTTGGCGGTTCCTCCACCTGATGCTAGGCAACATCTTAAAAAG CTTGATGAGGAAATTCTCCAGCAAGTAAGTAGGATGGGGCTTGATAGAGACCAATTGCTTGATTCTTTGCAAAAGAGAATACAGGATGAT GCTACTGTTGCATATTATCTGCTGTACGACAACCGTTCCATGGCTTCCAGTGGGTATCTAGGAGCTGAGTTTCAGGAATCTGTG GATTGTTATTCCCCTGGATTGTTTCCAAATCTTGACCTACAGCTGTCTACTGGGAACGGAGTTTCTGAAGAGAGTTTGAGACGCCCATTTCGCAAAGAGAAAATGTGGCTAGTTGGACTTCAG TCTCCTGCAAATCCAAAGGAGATCATGAATCAGGTTCTTGGGACTCTGCTGGAACTAAATGTTCGATGGAAAAAAATTGGGCACTATAATATGAAGTGTTTATGGTGTCATGATCTTCATCTTCATAGTATGGCCAACAATcatatgaatgatgatgatcatTTCATTAGCAATGCAACTGCCATAAGTACACATTTACAGCCACAACCTACTGTGAAGTTTGAAATGCAG CTGTACAAAACTGAGGATGAAAAATACCTGCTTGATCTCCAAAGAATTAGCGGTCCGCAGTTCCTCTTCCTGGATTTCTGTGCTGGTTTCATTAGGCAGCTAGAGGGACCACAATGA
- the LOC125859343 gene encoding SNF1-related protein kinase catalytic subunit alpha KIN10-like isoform X2, with protein MSSRGGGIAESPYLRNYRVGKTLGHGSFGKVKIAEHLLTGHKVAIKILNRRKMKTPDMEEKLRREIKICRLFVHPHVIRLYEVIETPTDIYVVMEYVKSGELFDYIVEKGRLQEDEARKFFQQIIAGVEYCHRNMVVHRDLKPENLLLDARRNVKIADFGLGNIMRDGHFLKTSCGSPNYAAPEVVSGKLYAGPEVDVWSCGVILYALLCGTLPFDDENIPNLFKKIKSGVYTLPSHLSPLARDLIPRMLIVDPMKRISVPDIRQHQWFKIHLPRYLAVPPPDARQHLKKATVAYYLLYDNRSMASSGYLGAEFQESVDCYSPGLFPNLDLQLSTGNGVSEESLRRPFRKEKMWLVGLQSPANPKEIMNQVLGTLLELNVRWKKIGHYNMKCLWCHDLHLHSMANNHMNDDDHFISNATAISTHLQPQPTVKFEMQLYKTEDEKYLLDLQRISGPQFLFLDFCAGFIRQLEGPQ; from the exons ATGAGTTCCAGAGGTGGTGGAATTGCAGAATCTCCTTATTTAAGGAACTACAGGGTTGGAAAAACTCTTGGACATGGATCCTTTGGTAAAGTTAAAATTGCTGAACATTTGCTCACTGGGCATAAAGTGGCGATCAAAATCCTTAACCGTCGGAAAATGAAGACTCCAGACATGGAAGAAAAAC TGAggagagaaataaaaatatgcaGATTATTTGTGCATCCACATGTCATACGACTCTATGAAGTGATAGAGACACCAACAGATATATATGTTGTGATGGAGTATGTCAAGTCTGGGGAGCTCTTTGATTATATTGTAGAAAAAGGCAGGTTACAGGAAGATGAAGCTCGGAAATTTTTTCAGCAG ATTATTGCTGGTGTGGAGTACTGCCATAGGAATATGGTGGTTCATCGGGACCTTAAGCCTGAGAATCTGCTTTTGGATGCAAGACGCAATGTAAAGATAGCAGATTTTGGCTTGGGAAACATTATGCGAGATGGCCATTTTCTGAAGACTAGTTGTGGAAGTCCAAATTATGCAGCTCCTGAG GTTGTCTCTGGTAAACTATATGCTGGTCCTGAGGTAGATGTTTGGAGTTGTGGCGTTATCTTATATGCTCTTCTTTGTGGTACACTTCCTTTCGATGACGAAAATATCCCCAaccttttcaagaaaataaag AGTGGAGTCTACACCCTTCCAAGTCATCTGTCACCTTTAGCTAGGGATTTGATACCAAGGATGCTAATTGTTGACCCTATGAAGCGCATATCGGTACCTGATATTCGACAGCACCAGTGGTTCAAAATTCATCTTCCTCGGTATTTGGCGGTTCCTCCACCTGATGCTAGGCAACATCTTAAAAAG GCTACTGTTGCATATTATCTGCTGTACGACAACCGTTCCATGGCTTCCAGTGGGTATCTAGGAGCTGAGTTTCAGGAATCTGTG GATTGTTATTCCCCTGGATTGTTTCCAAATCTTGACCTACAGCTGTCTACTGGGAACGGAGTTTCTGAAGAGAGTTTGAGACGCCCATTTCGCAAAGAGAAAATGTGGCTAGTTGGACTTCAG TCTCCTGCAAATCCAAAGGAGATCATGAATCAGGTTCTTGGGACTCTGCTGGAACTAAATGTTCGATGGAAAAAAATTGGGCACTATAATATGAAGTGTTTATGGTGTCATGATCTTCATCTTCATAGTATGGCCAACAATcatatgaatgatgatgatcatTTCATTAGCAATGCAACTGCCATAAGTACACATTTACAGCCACAACCTACTGTGAAGTTTGAAATGCAG CTGTACAAAACTGAGGATGAAAAATACCTGCTTGATCTCCAAAGAATTAGCGGTCCGCAGTTCCTCTTCCTGGATTTCTGTGCTGGTTTCATTAGGCAGCTAGAGGGACCACAATGA